The genomic stretch GGGGTAGAGGAAGGCGAAGGCCAGAAACACGGAGCCTCCGATGAAGACATTGGTCGCGGGCAGTCCCGGCACCAGCAGGGCCGCCGCCACGGTGAGGGCGTAGCCCACAAGGAGGAAGAGATTGTAGCGCCAGGCTCCCCAGTTCCCCTCGAGCGCGCTGCCCATGAGGTAGAAGATATACCAGGCGAAGAAGGCGAAGAACGGGTTGCTCAGCGGCGGGATGAACACGAAGGTCAGGAAGCGCCACCACTGCCCGGCCAGCGCCAGCTCCGGGATGAAGGCGCCGCGCTCGAAGACCGGCACCCCCAGATGCCCGGCCGCATAGAGGAGCACCTGGCCCGCAACGAGGATGAGGGTGAGGTCCGGGACGGCGTAGGGCCGGAGCCTGCGCTCGAGTCTTTCCCACATGGCCCAATCTTACATTTTTATGGTCTGTGCGGGCTTCCGTCGATAAATTGCAACCCCGGGGTAAAGTTGTTATAATTCCCGTCAGTTCCGTCGGGAAATGAATCGGTTTCGCGAGTCGCGTCGGACCCTATAACTTGGCCTCCAACCTGCCGTCCGCTGGTGAACCGTGAAGCACATCCTGGCGCACCACCGCCATCGCGTCGCCCTGCGGCCGAAGGTGCGCCGCCGCCGGCTGAGGCTTACAGCCATCGCGGCCGCGCTGGCGCTTCTGACCGGCGCCGCGGGCCTGACCGTGCGGCATCTCTGGCGCGGCCTGCCGCCTCTTCCGAAGCTTCTGGGCCGTCTGGATCCCCGCGTCGAGAGCGTGACCGTGTCCGGGGCGCCGGCCTTCCTGGCCGGGCCCATGGCTACCTATCTCAACGACCCCGCCGATTCTTTCGGGGCTCGGTTGGCGGGGTTGCCCAGGCGGTTCCCGGCCGTCAGGACCTGGCAGCTCCGGCGCGACTGGTCGGGACGCAGCGCGCGCTTGGAGGTGACCCTGCGCCGCGCGGTGGCGGGCATGCGGCGCGCGGGTCAGCCGGCGGGGTTCCTCGACGAGAGCGGGGTGGCCTTCGCGGCGCCGGCGGAACTCTATCCCGAGGCTCGGCTGGCCGTCGAGGCCGGCGGCGCCGGGGCCGAGCAGCTCAAGGGACTGCCCGCGATCCTGGAGGCCCTCGCCCGCGACGCGGACCTGCCGGCGCCGGCGGCGCAGGTGGCTTTCCGCTCCGCATACGAGGGCTGGGAGGTGCGGCTGCAGGACGGGACTCAGGTCCTCTGGGGGGACCTCCGGTGGACCCGGGAAAAGCTGTCCCGCCTGCATGAGGTGCTCTCCGACTCCCGGAGCGGCGCCGCCGCGCCCATGCTCGCGGACTTGAGATACTTCGAGGACGGGCGGGTGCTGCTCAGACCTATGCTGGAAAATCGGATTCCCACGAGGTAATGGGCATGGCCAAAACGGACGTGATCGCCGGTCTGGATATGGGCAGCGGCCGAGTGACCTGCCTCATCGGCGCCCCGGAGGCTGAGGGCGCGCGCATGCGCGTGCTGGGCGGCGCCAGCGTCGCCTGCCGCGGCATCAACGGCGGGGTGGTGGTCAACATCCTCGAGACCAAGAACGCCGTGAGCCAGGCCCTGGAGGAGGCGGAAGCCGCGGCCGGGGTGACGGTCAACGGCGTGTTCCTCGGCGTGCGCGGCACGCACTTGCAGTCTTTCAACAACAAGGGCGCCTTCAACATCGCCCGCACGGACCGCGAGATCACTGCCGAAGACGTGCACAGCGTGGTGGCCAACGCCAAAGCCATCCCCCTTTCCTCGGACCGCGAGATCCTGCACGTGGTCCCCCAGAGCTTCTCTTTGGACCGCCAGCGCGGCGTGCCCAACCCCGTGGGGATGGAAGGAGCGCTGCTGGAGGTGGACGTGCACATCGTCACCGCCTCGAACGCCCACATCAACAATGTGATGAAGGCCGTGAGCCAGGCCGGCTTCGAAGTGCATGAGCTGGTCTACGGCCTTTTGGCCACGGGCGAGCAGCTGGTGACCCCGGAGGAGAAAGACCTGGGCTCGCTCCTGGTCGACCTGGGCGGGCAGTCGGTCTCGCTGGGGGTCTACTCCGAGGGCAGCATCCGCTACTCCAAGGAGATCGGCATCGGCTCCGATTTCATCACCCGCGACCTGGCCGTGGGCCTGCGCACCTCCATGGCCACGGCCGAGCGCTTGAAGATCGCGCACGGCATCGCGCACTCGACGCTCTTGAACGGCGACGAGGACATCGAGTTCAACCGCGTGGACGGCCGCACCTTGGACAAGGTCAAGACCAGCACCATGATGAGCTACATCCTGCCCCGGGTCGAGGAGATCTTCAGCATCGTGGCCGACGACCTGCAGGGCTCCTCCTACACGGACTTGGTCACCCCCGGCGGCCTGATCCTGACCGGGGGCGGCAGCCTCATGAAAGGCGTGACCGCGGCCGCCGAGGAGATCCTGGGCCTGCAGACGCGCGTGGGCATGGCGCATCCCGAGCAGGTGGTCGGCGACGAGAAATGGTTCAGTCCGGTCTACGCCACGGCGCTGGGGCTGATGACCTTCGCCAACGGCTCACGCTGGGGCACCGGGGTCGCGCGCCTGACCCCGCGCAAGAAGCCCGCGTGGGTGCGGCGTGTGAGCTCGATCTTCGAGGACCTGGTGTGAAGATCGAGATCTCCGAGGATTTCAAGGACACCCGCGCGGTCATCAAGGTGATCGGCGTGGGCGGCGCCGGGGGCAACGCCGTCAACCGCATGGTCGACGCGGGCCTGCGGGGAGTGGAGCTCATCGCCGCCAACTCGGACGCGCAGGACCTGCGCCGCAGCCGCGCCGAGGTCCGCATCCAGCTCGGCGAGACCGTGACCAAGGGCCTGGGCGTGGGCGGCGAACCGGCCAAGGGCCGCGCCGCCGCCCTGGAGTCGGAAGTCCAGCTCCAGGAAGTCCTCACTGGAGCGGACATGGTCTTCGTGACCGCGGGCATGGGCGGCGGCACCGGCACGGGCGGCGCTCCGATCGTGGCCAAGCTGGCCAAGGCGGCCGGGGCGCTCACCATCGGCGTGGTCACGCGGCCCTTCCGCTTCGAGGGGATCCTGCGCGCCAACCTGGCCGAGAACGGCATCCAAGAGCTGCGCCAGAGCGTGGACAGCCTGCTGGTCATCCCCAACGACCGGCTCTTCGACGTGGTGGAGAGCAGCACCCCTTCCGACGAGGCCTTCCGCCGCGCCGACGACGTGCTGCGCAAAGCGGTGCAGTCCCTCTCCGACGTGATCACCACGCCGGGGACCATCAACATGGACCTCAACGACCTGCGCGCCATCATGAAGGACGCCGGCGAGGCCCTCATCGGCCTGGGCGAGGCCGAGGGCGTCAACCGGGCCCTGCGCGCGGCCAAGGAGGCGGTGACCTCCCCGCTGTTGGAGAACGTGGACATCACCGGAGCCAAGGGCCTCATCGTCAACATCACCGGCCGCAAATCCACTTTGACCTTGAACGAGCTCGACGATGTGATGAAATTCATCCAGCCCCAGGTGAGCCCCGAAGCCAAGGTCAAGGTGGGGAAGGGCTTCGACGAGGCTCTGGGCGGCTGCATCCGCATCACGGTCATCGCCACGGGCTTCCCGGCGCAGCGCGCCGGGCGGCGCTTGACGCGCGCCGGACTGCGGCCGGGGACGCTGGCCGCGCGCTACCAGGGCCTGGCCCCGGGCGCCCAGGCCGACGCCCGGCAGGCCGCGTCGGGCCCGGAGGACTGGTCGAAGCCCGCCTTCCTGAGGCTGAAGGCCAGGAAGCTGAAACTACAAGGCGGTTCCTAAGATCCCATGGACCTACAGACATTGCTCCAGACCATGATCAACAAGCGGGCCAGCGACCTGCACATCCGCGCCGGGGGCCCGGCCTACATCCGCGTTGACGGCGACCTTGCGCCCGTCGCTCCCGACGCCATCTCCGCGGCCGAGGTGGAAGCGATGCTCGCGACCGTCATGACCACGCGCAGCAAGAAGCTCTGGCAGGAGCGGGGAGAGGTCGACTTCGGCTTCCAGGCCGGGGATGTGGCGCGCTTCCGCGTCAACGCCTTCCACCAGCGCCAGAAGATCGCGGTCGCCATCCGCTTCATCCCGACCACCATGCCGAC from Elusimicrobiota bacterium encodes the following:
- a CDS encoding cell division protein FtsQ/DivIB; this encodes MKHILAHHRHRVALRPKVRRRRLRLTAIAAALALLTGAAGLTVRHLWRGLPPLPKLLGRLDPRVESVTVSGAPAFLAGPMATYLNDPADSFGARLAGLPRRFPAVRTWQLRRDWSGRSARLEVTLRRAVAGMRRAGQPAGFLDESGVAFAAPAELYPEARLAVEAGGAGAEQLKGLPAILEALARDADLPAPAAQVAFRSAYEGWEVRLQDGTQVLWGDLRWTREKLSRLHEVLSDSRSGAAAPMLADLRYFEDGRVLLRPMLENRIPTR
- the ftsA gene encoding cell division protein FtsA produces the protein MAKTDVIAGLDMGSGRVTCLIGAPEAEGARMRVLGGASVACRGINGGVVVNILETKNAVSQALEEAEAAAGVTVNGVFLGVRGTHLQSFNNKGAFNIARTDREITAEDVHSVVANAKAIPLSSDREILHVVPQSFSLDRQRGVPNPVGMEGALLEVDVHIVTASNAHINNVMKAVSQAGFEVHELVYGLLATGEQLVTPEEKDLGSLLVDLGGQSVSLGVYSEGSIRYSKEIGIGSDFITRDLAVGLRTSMATAERLKIAHGIAHSTLLNGDEDIEFNRVDGRTLDKVKTSTMMSYILPRVEEIFSIVADDLQGSSYTDLVTPGGLILTGGGSLMKGVTAAAEEILGLQTRVGMAHPEQVVGDEKWFSPVYATALGLMTFANGSRWGTGVARLTPRKKPAWVRRVSSIFEDLV
- the ftsZ gene encoding cell division protein FtsZ; amino-acid sequence: MKIEISEDFKDTRAVIKVIGVGGAGGNAVNRMVDAGLRGVELIAANSDAQDLRRSRAEVRIQLGETVTKGLGVGGEPAKGRAAALESEVQLQEVLTGADMVFVTAGMGGGTGTGGAPIVAKLAKAAGALTIGVVTRPFRFEGILRANLAENGIQELRQSVDSLLVIPNDRLFDVVESSTPSDEAFRRADDVLRKAVQSLSDVITTPGTINMDLNDLRAIMKDAGEALIGLGEAEGVNRALRAAKEAVTSPLLENVDITGAKGLIVNITGRKSTLTLNELDDVMKFIQPQVSPEAKVKVGKGFDEALGGCIRITVIATGFPAQRAGRRLTRAGLRPGTLAARYQGLAPGAQADARQAASGPEDWSKPAFLRLKARKLKLQGGS